The nucleotide sequence TCTTTAACGGTAAAGATTTTTCCAAGGCTCGTTTCAGTTAGATTAGAAAGTTCGGCGCCCATAAGGGAAtgctggttggggggggggggtgttcttgCTGCAAATAGGACAATTAATCTCCATGTTATTCTATGTATGTTTGATGTTACAAATTCTAGATACAATTTCTTTGTGTATTAATTTTCTTTGGAATTtcaacaaaatataaaaacattgttttatttctgtaattaaatTTGAAGTATGTGCGTGGATTGCAAGCAATTTCCACCAGAATAGATGTTTTAAATGACAAAAGTATGTAATTTTGTTGTCCAGTTTCTCTTTGAATTATGAATTAAGGTACATGAGTGCAAAAAAAAGcgaaataaaaataagaaattaCCTCAACAGATTTTGATTTTTCTCGCAATCGGAACGCACCTCGGCGCTTTAAATACAATCCGGTCAATTTTATTTTTGGGGCAATTCCTTATCGTAAGTGGCATAGTTTTTAATTTTCCATTAGAGCTTTAGGAAACGTAATCAAGTTATAACAAAATTAACTGCAGGACATCAAACGAAAGAGGTAAGACTTAACATGTACCGTGCATACAGCATGGAAGCGAAACTATTCGGTTTTTTTTAAAAGGAGACATAAAATTAAATTACGAGTCTTCCGTATCCGTGTAGTTCATTCGTTATTAATACATGTTATTAATATTTATTAACACGGCATTGAAAATTTAATTCCGCCTTAACAAATATATACCAATAGCATGTTAATAAATTTCATAGAAATGAGGCAACCGATAGATTCCTGTACAGGGATATTTTGAGGTTTATTATATAAAACTGACACAAAaccttagatctatttctttCTCCGCAGAACTTGTCTGAgcagctgagtatttccagtttttttttatttcactttCCACTTAAAGCAATGTTCTGTCCGCTTCCATCTCAGGTGATGAAAATGGGCTGTCCGGATATTTGCCGATCTCTGCTGAGTCGCGGAGCGAATCCTAACTTGCTGGACCGATGCGGCACCGCGCTCATCCACGATCTTGCTCGCGAAGGTCATCTGGATACGTTGATCGTCCTGGTAGAAGAAGGAAAGGCTGATATCAATCTCCGAGACCGAAACAATAAAACAGCTAAAGACTTGGCGGAAGAAAATAACTTCCCTAACGTAGTGAGCTATCTGGTTCAGCGACACCGAGCTACTTAAGTAGGTGTCTAATGGCGTACCATCTTGGCTATACTAGTCAGATTTACAGTAAAAGTTCACTGCAAAAGTTGTAAACGTCGCAATGTGAACATTCCAAATAAATACTGCAAATATATACATAAAAGGTTAGTTtattaaaatattgaataaacTACTTAAAATATAATTTGGAAATGTGTTTATAAATCAATTGTTAACATTAACATAATTGCTCTAGCTCGTGATATCCGTAATATTCCAAAGTTTCCGCTGCCGCTTTTCCCTTTTTATCCCCGTTTCATAGACATTCGATGTTCTGCTGCCGAACCTTGAACGATTTTTGgactggtgtagttttacagTAAGTTTTTATATTGAGGGAATGGAACTGAGATCTTCTCCTGGTATCCCAGGCGATGATAGTCACGATTCCGTACGATTGACTGAACCAGATGTTCGACTTGGCCACAGGTATACTTGTTCCGTAGTAAAGTCCAGATACCGCTGACCTCTTCTTCATAGAAAATTCCAATGAAACTCTGATCGCTCCTTGATTTGTTTCTAATGCATACTTTTAGAAATTATTGAAACGAGAATCTGGAGAATTTGTACAACTATGTTTAACGCGGAGGAAAATATATTTGTTTAATCATAAAATGTTAGAAGAGAATTCTAACCAGCATTCTGGTTCTTCTGTGGTCTGGTTTAAAAAATAGGAGAGGAGGGGTGCTCCGTCCTTTAACCTGTTGCCTTCTCTCACGCTGCCGGGGTCTCCGTTAGAAGACAGTATGGA is from Hypanus sabinus isolate sHypSab1 chromosome 5, sHypSab1.hap1, whole genome shotgun sequence and encodes:
- the LOC132394174 gene encoding cyclin-dependent kinase 4 inhibitor C-like, giving the protein MADIEKLTRAAASGDSNRVRQLLEEGVDPNGVNTFGRTAIQVMKMGCPDICRSLLSRGANPNLLDRCGTALIHDLAREGHLDTLIVLVEEGKADINLRDRNNKTAKDLAEENNFPNVVSYLVQRHRAT